Proteins encoded within one genomic window of Tabrizicola piscis:
- a CDS encoding adenylate/guanylate cyclase domain-containing protein, translated as MTKRSHMALQSPDVSDTLIDELVSWLRRAALKGADLETLCTGTFERLSAAGMPLLRAHVGFSMLHPLYDALSFTWTRGKGVEVVGHQRGGSENTMGRYEASPFYFLLKNGLGHLRRRLDAKSAPEFPVFEELVAAGGTDYLAFLETFDGDGTRGMMGSWTTDQPLGFSEQMIRTLVRVESNFAVATKMAVLDKLADNMLSTYLGGDAGRRVLSGQTKRGDGETIRAVLVMGDMRNSTSYAEDHGRQVYIETLNEFFDAIAAPFNRNGGEILSFIGDGFLAIYPCDRHMEASEVAAGAAFTAVREAVARMDRLNTRRSNEGLSTIGYGIGLHVGNVMFGNVGLKNRLTFSTFGSAVNEVQRLETLTKAYRKTIIASDEFAQYAGGDWEVLGTEALRGTQHKVTLHTPSMAALACSGNECDADDLPAVSSDAENVMRLYRTQPRRA; from the coding sequence ATGACTAAAAGATCTCATATGGCACTTCAGTCCCCCGATGTATCCGATACCCTGATTGATGAACTCGTGTCATGGCTTCGGCGTGCCGCGCTCAAGGGCGCTGACCTTGAAACGCTGTGCACCGGAACGTTTGAACGGCTTTCCGCCGCAGGCATGCCGCTTCTGCGCGCGCATGTCGGGTTTTCCATGCTGCATCCCCTTTATGATGCGCTCAGCTTCACCTGGACCCGCGGCAAAGGGGTGGAGGTTGTCGGGCATCAGCGTGGCGGCTCCGAAAACACCATGGGTCGGTATGAAGCCAGCCCGTTCTACTTCCTTCTCAAAAATGGCCTGGGCCATCTGCGCCGCAGGCTGGATGCAAAATCCGCGCCCGAGTTTCCGGTGTTCGAAGAACTCGTGGCAGCCGGTGGCACCGACTATCTGGCGTTTCTGGAAACGTTCGACGGCGATGGCACGCGCGGGATGATGGGGTCGTGGACAACCGACCAGCCGCTTGGCTTTTCGGAACAGATGATCCGCACCCTTGTGCGGGTGGAGTCCAACTTTGCCGTGGCGACCAAGATGGCCGTGCTCGACAAGCTCGCCGACAACATGTTGTCCACCTATCTGGGCGGCGATGCCGGGCGGCGGGTGCTGTCGGGGCAGACCAAGCGCGGCGATGGCGAAACGATCCGCGCCGTGCTGGTGATGGGCGACATGCGCAATTCGACCAGCTACGCCGAAGATCACGGGCGTCAGGTCTATATCGAAACCCTCAACGAATTCTTTGATGCCATCGCGGCCCCGTTCAACCGCAACGGCGGTGAAATCCTCAGCTTCATCGGCGATGGCTTCCTTGCGATCTACCCATGTGATCGGCACATGGAGGCGTCCGAAGTGGCCGCCGGTGCCGCCTTCACCGCCGTGCGCGAGGCGGTGGCGCGGATGGACCGGCTGAACACCCGCCGCAGCAATGAGGGGTTGTCCACCATTGGCTATGGGATCGGGCTTCATGTGGGCAATGTGATGTTCGGCAACGTCGGCCTGAAGAACCGGCTGACCTTTTCGACCTTCGGTTCGGCTGTGAATGAAGTGCAGCGTCTTGAAACGCTGACCAAGGCCTATCGCAAGACCATCATCGCCAGTGACGAATTCGCCCAATACGCTGGCGGCGACTGGGAAGTTCTGGGAACCGAAGCCCTGCGCGGCACGCAGCACAAGGTGACGCTGCACACGCCCTCGATGGCAGCCCTCGCCTGTTCCGGCAACGAATGTGACGCAGATGACCTGCCCGCCGTCAGCAGTGACGCCGAAAACGTCATGCGGCTTTATCGCACCCAACCGCGCCGGGCCTGA
- a CDS encoding adenylate/guanylate cyclase domain-containing protein gives MTTDRNRLWTFLAFVLNGGPSTEDLPPRVQAEIAKREDAAEQLIGWVQLCILIAFTTLYAVSPRAEGSLGESYTPSILAAYFVFTVLRLALAYRSRPPGWFLVLSILIDVVLLCALIFSFHIQYDQPAAFYLKAPTMIYMFIFISIRALRFDPRYVLASGVISIAAWIFMVVYALKSDMGEMYVTRNYVDYLTSNSILIGAELDKIFALLGVTFVLTLALYRARYVAIIAARSSSAAEDLGRFFAPEVASSIVSSNELPGAGDCVTRDVAVLFVDVRAFTNTASALPPNVVMQVLGHYQQTALSEIERFNGRIDKFMGDGILATFGAVQPSESHAADALYAAEAVIAALDAMQEDFAAMGWPGPFVTGAAAAAGPVKVGVIGASGRLEFTVIGSAVNLAAKLENANKALHTRALTDAATYRQARSQGYARTPDLRAATVVEGLTHPIDIVVLA, from the coding sequence GTGACAACAGACCGCAACAGACTTTGGACCTTCCTTGCCTTCGTTCTGAACGGCGGGCCAAGCACCGAAGACCTTCCGCCGCGCGTTCAGGCCGAGATCGCGAAACGGGAAGACGCGGCCGAACAACTGATCGGTTGGGTCCAGCTTTGCATCCTTATTGCCTTCACGACGCTTTATGCCGTTTCACCCCGGGCCGAGGGCAGCCTGGGCGAAAGCTACACCCCGTCCATCCTTGCCGCCTACTTCGTGTTCACCGTGCTGCGCCTGGCCCTGGCCTATCGGTCACGGCCGCCCGGATGGTTCCTCGTGCTGTCGATCCTGATCGACGTTGTGCTGCTTTGCGCGCTGATCTTTTCGTTCCACATCCAGTACGACCAACCGGCAGCCTTTTACCTGAAGGCGCCCACGATGATCTACATGTTCATCTTCATCAGCATCCGCGCGCTGCGCTTTGACCCGCGCTATGTGCTTGCCTCCGGCGTGATCTCGATCGCGGCCTGGATCTTCATGGTGGTCTATGCCCTGAAAAGCGACATGGGGGAAATGTATGTCACCCGGAACTATGTCGATTACCTCACCTCGAACTCGATCCTCATCGGGGCCGAACTTGACAAGATCTTCGCCCTGCTTGGGGTGACGTTCGTCCTGACGCTGGCACTTTACCGCGCGCGTTACGTGGCCATCATCGCCGCAAGAAGCTCGTCCGCAGCCGAGGATCTGGGGCGCTTCTTCGCGCCCGAGGTGGCCAGCAGCATCGTATCGTCAAACGAATTGCCCGGCGCGGGGGATTGCGTCACGCGGGACGTCGCCGTGCTGTTTGTCGATGTCCGTGCCTTTACCAACACCGCCAGTGCCCTGCCCCCCAATGTGGTAATGCAGGTGCTTGGGCACTACCAGCAGACCGCCTTGTCCGAGATCGAGCGCTTCAACGGGCGGATCGACAAGTTCATGGGCGATGGAATCCTTGCCACATTCGGTGCCGTCCAACCCAGCGAAAGCCACGCCGCCGATGCGCTTTACGCTGCAGAGGCCGTGATCGCCGCACTTGACGCGATGCAGGAAGACTTCGCCGCAATGGGCTGGCCCGGCCCGTTCGTTACTGGAGCCGCCGCCGCAGCCGGACCGGTCAAGGTCGGGGTGATCGGGGCAAGCGGGCGGCTTGAATTCACCGTCATCGGCAGTGCCGTCAACCTTGCCGCCAAGCTTGAGAACGCCAACAAGGCCCTGCACACCCGCGCGCTCACTGACGCCGCGACCTACCGTCAGGCCCGGTCGCAGGGCTATGCAAGGACACCGGACCTACGGGCCGCTACTGTGGTCGAGGGGCTGACCCATCCGATCGACATCGTGGTACTGGCATGA
- a CDS encoding polysaccharide deacetylase family protein, protein MSSPLDALAAALDRRAAKDPAVFWWRDDDAVIPTPALDRLLALSASHAAPCLVAVIPKPTGPDLAAHLAGRPLITVAPHGWQHSNHAPPGTKKAELGPHRPAKLVLEELSLGLAKLQTLYPVQLAPILVPPWNRIDPDLIGALHGAGFQALSVYGPERPAALPSLNTHVDLMDWHGTGGGRATASLVSDIVAALDLGLSAIGILSHHLVHDAQAWDFLDQLLALIAGHPGARWASAPDLLAQRRQTV, encoded by the coding sequence ATGTCGTCGCCCCTTGATGCCCTTGCCGCCGCCCTTGACCGCCGGGCCGCCAAAGATCCCGCCGTGTTCTGGTGGCGCGACGACGATGCCGTGATCCCGACCCCGGCGCTTGACCGGCTGTTGGCGCTGTCCGCGTCCCACGCCGCGCCCTGCCTCGTCGCGGTGATCCCAAAGCCGACCGGGCCGGACCTTGCCGCCCATCTGGCGGGTCGGCCCCTGATCACCGTGGCCCCGCATGGCTGGCAACACAGCAACCACGCCCCACCCGGGACAAAGAAGGCCGAGCTTGGCCCGCATCGCCCAGCCAAGCTGGTCCTGGAGGAGCTGTCGCTTGGGCTTGCCAAGCTGCAGACCCTTTACCCCGTCCAGCTGGCACCGATCCTGGTCCCGCCATGGAACCGGATTGATCCCGACCTGATCGGCGCGCTTCACGGCGCAGGCTTTCAGGCGTTGTCGGTCTATGGGCCGGAACGACCAGCCGCGCTGCCCAGCCTCAACACCCATGTCGACCTGATGGACTGGCACGGCACCGGCGGCGGCCGCGCCACCGCGTCGCTGGTCAGCGACATCGTGGCCGCCCTTGATCTTGGGCTTTCGGCGATAGGGATTCTGAGCCACCACCTTGTCCATGACGCGCAGGCCTGGGATTTCCTTGACCAACTGCTTGCGCTGATCGCAGGCCATCCCGGCGCCCGCTGGGCCAGTGCGCCCGACCTGCTTGCCCAGCGTCGGCAGACCGTCTGA
- a CDS encoding glycosyltransferase family 4 protein, translating to MSARTAPPRTPDRATEPHPIQVAFYAPLKSPDHPVPSGDRLMARQLCTALSAGGAEVVLASSLRSYLPDPDDQHAAERLAVAAEAEVARLAAEWDRSAPPGLWLCYHPYYKSPDLIGPPLCHRFGLPYVTIESSWSSRRSIGIWADTQGKVLDGLRQAALNICLTRRDQAGIAAAAPDAATALLAPFIDPTPFLALDPAPDPGRLVTVAMMRPGDKVASYQFLAQALALVEDLPWRLSVIGDGPARPQVEADLAPHAARIDWLGALPQAEIAKTLARAQIYIWPGCGEAYGLAYLEAQAAGLPVLACATAGVPEVVANGATGLLTPAGDVPAYAAALRRLLTDSSLCKDLAEKTRPHILARHSHTAATQRLANLLAPLLEPT from the coding sequence ATGTCCGCAAGAACTGCACCCCCGCGCACACCTGATCGCGCCACGGAACCGCACCCGATCCAAGTCGCCTTCTATGCGCCGCTCAAGTCACCAGACCATCCCGTACCCTCGGGGGACCGGCTGATGGCGCGCCAGCTTTGCACCGCCCTCAGCGCCGGAGGGGCTGAGGTTGTCCTTGCCTCCAGCCTGCGCAGCTACCTGCCCGACCCTGATGACCAGCATGCCGCCGAACGGCTGGCCGTTGCCGCTGAGGCCGAAGTTGCCCGCCTTGCCGCAGAATGGGACAGATCCGCCCCGCCCGGGCTTTGGCTGTGCTACCATCCCTACTACAAATCACCTGACCTGATCGGCCCGCCGCTGTGCCACCGCTTCGGGCTGCCCTATGTCACGATCGAAAGCTCATGGTCTTCCCGGCGAAGCATCGGGATCTGGGCTGATACTCAAGGCAAGGTGCTGGATGGCCTGCGTCAGGCGGCCCTGAACATCTGCCTGACCCGGCGCGATCAGGCTGGTATTGCGGCAGCCGCCCCCGACGCCGCAACCGCGCTGCTTGCCCCCTTCATCGACCCCACACCTTTTCTGGCTCTTGATCCCGCGCCGGACCCTGGGCGGCTCGTCACTGTCGCGATGATGCGGCCCGGCGACAAGGTCGCCAGCTACCAGTTCCTCGCCCAGGCCCTTGCCCTGGTTGAGGATCTGCCCTGGCGCCTGTCGGTCATCGGTGACGGCCCCGCCCGCCCGCAGGTTGAGGCGGATCTTGCCCCCCATGCGGCACGGATCGACTGGCTTGGCGCGCTGCCGCAAGCCGAGATCGCCAAGACCCTCGCCCGCGCGCAAATCTACATCTGGCCCGGCTGTGGCGAGGCTTACGGTCTGGCCTACCTGGAAGCGCAGGCCGCCGGGCTGCCCGTCCTTGCCTGCGCCACGGCCGGCGTGCCCGAGGTTGTCGCCAACGGCGCAACCGGCCTTCTTACCCCCGCCGGGGATGTGCCCGCCTATGCCGCAGCGCTCCGCAGGCTTTTGACCGACAGCAGCCTGTGCAAGGATCTGGCGGAGAAAACCCGACCTCATATCCTTGCGCGACACTCCCATACGGCCGCAACGCAGCGTCTTGCCAACCTTCTTGCGCCCTTGCTGGAGCCTACCTGA
- a CDS encoding nucleotide sugar dehydrogenase, whose translation MTSQVFEMLLARIAERRSQVGVIGLGYVGLPLAMATARGGFAVMGFDVDPGKIVKIEARESYIEAVSDAVLRAECEAGRFTATDDFSKLADCDVIVICVPTPLSRHREPDLSFVERTSAQIARYLRAGQLVVLESTTYPGTTNEVVRPILEAGGLVAGRDFFLGFSPEREDPGNRDFTTSTIPKVVGADSPEANALMQAYYGAVVETVVPVSSAATAEAVKLTENIFRAVNIALVNELKVVYAAMGIDIWEVVDAARTKPFGFMPFYPGPGLGGHCIPIDPFYLTWKSREYDEPTRFIELAGEINSAMPRRVVRLLAEALDRKAGKALSRSHVLVLGLAYKKNVPDIRESPSLKLIELIEEAGGTASYHDPHVAEIPKTREYSHLAGRQSVPWSEAEVRRYDAVLIATDHDATDYARLGDWAQLVVDTRNAMARHGVVADHVVKA comes from the coding sequence ATGACATCACAAGTGTTCGAGATGCTTCTTGCAAGGATTGCAGAGCGCAGGTCACAGGTTGGCGTCATCGGGTTGGGCTATGTTGGGCTACCGCTGGCGATGGCCACGGCCCGGGGCGGCTTTGCGGTGATGGGGTTTGACGTCGACCCCGGCAAGATCGTGAAGATCGAGGCGCGCGAAAGCTATATCGAGGCCGTTTCGGACGCGGTTCTGCGGGCGGAATGTGAGGCGGGGCGCTTCACAGCGACGGATGATTTCAGCAAGCTGGCCGACTGTGACGTCATCGTGATCTGCGTGCCGACACCCCTGTCCCGGCACCGTGAGCCCGACCTTTCCTTTGTCGAGCGGACCAGCGCCCAGATCGCCCGGTATCTGCGCGCAGGGCAGCTTGTCGTGCTGGAATCCACCACCTATCCCGGCACCACCAATGAAGTCGTGCGCCCGATCCTTGAGGCGGGGGGGCTGGTCGCGGGGCGTGATTTCTTCCTTGGCTTCTCGCCCGAACGGGAAGACCCCGGCAACCGCGACTTCACGACCTCTACCATTCCGAAGGTGGTTGGGGCGGACAGTCCGGAAGCGAACGCCTTGATGCAGGCCTATTACGGCGCGGTGGTCGAGACTGTTGTTCCCGTGTCCTCTGCCGCGACGGCTGAGGCGGTCAAGCTGACGGAAAACATCTTCCGCGCGGTGAATATCGCGCTCGTGAACGAGTTGAAGGTGGTTTACGCTGCGATGGGGATCGACATCTGGGAAGTGGTGGACGCGGCCCGCACGAAACCTTTCGGCTTCATGCCGTTCTATCCCGGTCCGGGGTTGGGCGGGCATTGCATCCCGATTGACCCCTTTTATCTGACGTGGAAGTCCCGCGAATATGATGAACCGACGCGGTTCATCGAATTGGCGGGCGAGATCAACTCGGCCATGCCGCGCCGGGTGGTGCGGCTTCTGGCCGAAGCGCTTGATCGCAAGGCGGGCAAGGCGCTGAGCCGGTCGCATGTGTTGGTCTTGGGGTTGGCCTACAAGAAGAACGTGCCCGACATTCGCGAAAGCCCCTCGCTGAAGCTGATCGAACTGATCGAGGAGGCGGGCGGGACGGCTTCCTACCACGATCCCCATGTCGCCGAGATTCCGAAGACGCGCGAGTATTCGCATCTGGCGGGGCGGCAGTCCGTCCCGTGGTCGGAAGCCGAGGTTCGCCGCTATGACGCCGTGCTGATCGCGACCGATCACGATGCAACGGATTACGCCCGTCTGGGCGACTGGGCGCAGTTGGTGGTCGACACCCGGAACGCCATGGCCCGGCATGGGGTGGTCGCCGACCATGTGGTCAAGGCATGA
- a CDS encoding class I SAM-dependent methyltransferase gives MSRLDSFIRRLTAQRDTLDHIARDLDLPEGAVLEIGLGNGRTYSHLRELFGDRRIVAFDRALGAHKESTPDAENLVLGEIAETAARFAGRDAALVHVDIGTGYDDRDAETLRWLPGLVVRLAGPGGIVLSGLPLERDELQPLPLPASVNPGRLYLYRRRSGQ, from the coding sequence ATGAGCCGGCTTGATAGCTTCATCCGCCGCCTGACGGCGCAGCGGGATACGCTGGACCATATCGCACGGGATCTGGACTTGCCCGAGGGTGCAGTGCTGGAGATCGGGCTGGGCAACGGGCGCACCTATTCGCATCTGCGCGAACTCTTCGGCGACCGTCGCATCGTGGCCTTTGACCGGGCGCTGGGCGCGCACAAGGAGTCGACGCCTGACGCGGAAAACCTTGTTCTGGGTGAGATTGCCGAGACAGCTGCAAGGTTTGCCGGACGGGATGCGGCCTTGGTGCATGTGGACATCGGCACCGGCTATGACGACCGCGACGCCGAAACGCTGCGCTGGCTGCCCGGGTTGGTTGTCCGGCTGGCGGGGCCGGGTGGCATTGTCCTGTCGGGCCTGCCGCTGGAGCGTGACGAGTTGCAGCCGCTGCCGCTGCCAGCGTCGGTGAACCCGGGGCGACTGTACCTGTATCGGCGGCGATCCGGCCAATGA
- a CDS encoding histidine phosphatase family protein encodes MIYLLRHGQTEFNHAGRYQGRLDSPLTARGEAQAFEMGRVLAERIDPAKAVILTSPLPRALRTAGIIGAGLGLEPVIDPRLIEVSLGAWEGLTAEEIDTGWPGVREGFRRNEWFFGAPGGEDYPSVAGRMASLLAELPRDDGPVHVLVSHAISGRVLRGLHAGLEPHRAMRLEIPQDAFFSLHAGGDIRRIDCAPPV; translated from the coding sequence ATGATCTACCTGCTGCGGCACGGGCAGACCGAATTCAACCATGCCGGGCGCTATCAGGGCCGGTTGGATTCGCCCCTGACCGCGCGCGGGGAAGCGCAAGCTTTCGAAATGGGCAGGGTGCTGGCTGAACGGATCGACCCGGCGAAGGCCGTCATCCTGACCAGCCCTTTGCCGCGTGCGCTGCGCACGGCAGGCATCATTGGGGCCGGTCTTGGGTTGGAGCCGGTGATCGACCCACGGCTGATCGAGGTGTCGCTTGGGGCTTGGGAAGGGCTTACGGCCGAGGAGATCGACACCGGTTGGCCCGGCGTGCGTGAGGGGTTCCGGCGCAACGAATGGTTCTTCGGCGCCCCCGGCGGTGAGGATTATCCAAGCGTTGCAGGCCGCATGGCAAGCCTGCTGGCCGAACTGCCGCGCGACGACGGCCCGGTGCATGTGCTGGTCAGCCATGCAATTTCCGGTCGGGTCTTGCGCGGACTTCACGCCGGGCTGGAGCCGCACCGCGCCATGCGGCTGGAGATTCCACAAGACGCATTCTTTTCGCTGCACGCCGGGGGGGACATCCGTCGCATCGACTGCGCGCCACCCGTTTGA
- a CDS encoding dipeptide ABC transporter ATP-binding protein: MMPGKDLLRIEGLNVVFPLMRGRLRAVNNASLRILPGKVTALVGESGSGKSVIGQTVMGLQSQVAEVSGKILFTDPAGDGSAVDILQLPRDGLKIRSIRGKRMSQIFQEPMTSFSPMHTIGDQITEVLKIHGLGSPASRRKDCIEILGLVGFRDPARMIDKYPFELSGGMRQRAMIAMALICRPALLIADEPTTALDVTIQAQIMKLLRDLQAELGMAVLLITHDLGVVANMADEVVVLYHGEVLESGPVRAIFDNPTHPYLKGLMGAIPHFDMAPGERLRPLREIKTLGGAALAMLPGAVRRPEVAKATGAQKPGAADDVLLSVRELTKTFAARKSGGWLQPAQFVAPAVDRVSFDVRRGECLGLVGESGSGKTTVSKMLMRAVSPDSGDVIYNDGSGPIDVIHAQGETSDYLRRRMQMIFQDPVSSLSPRMTVRNIVAEPLEIHKIADGPARTEAVQALLTAVGLDQSALQRYPHSFSGGQRQRIGIARALALQPELVVCDEPVSALDVSVQAQVLNLLKDLQRDMGLTYLFISHNLAVVNYMADRVAVMWAGRIVELAPVEVLMQAPVHPYTRALLAAVPFPDLGRPLDFETAALSSDVARESWAPAFRPAASGDDMGPADLGNGHFVLAQRNVDAAELRA, from the coding sequence ATGATGCCGGGCAAAGATCTGCTGAGGATCGAGGGGCTGAACGTTGTCTTCCCGCTGATGCGGGGCAGGCTGCGGGCGGTCAACAACGCCTCGCTTCGCATCCTGCCCGGCAAGGTCACGGCTTTGGTCGGTGAATCCGGGTCGGGAAAATCCGTGATCGGGCAGACGGTCATGGGTCTGCAAAGCCAGGTGGCAGAGGTCAGCGGCAAGATCCTGTTCACCGATCCTGCGGGCGACGGGTCTGCCGTCGACATCCTGCAGTTGCCGCGCGACGGTTTGAAGATCCGGTCGATCCGCGGCAAGCGGATGAGCCAGATTTTCCAGGAACCGATGACCTCGTTTTCGCCGATGCACACGATCGGCGACCAGATCACCGAGGTGCTCAAGATCCACGGATTGGGCAGTCCGGCGTCGCGGCGCAAGGACTGCATCGAGATTCTGGGGCTGGTCGGGTTCCGCGACCCTGCCCGCATGATCGACAAGTACCCGTTCGAGCTGTCGGGCGGGATGCGGCAGCGCGCCATGATCGCGATGGCGCTGATCTGCCGGCCGGCGCTGCTGATCGCGGATGAGCCGACGACAGCCTTGGACGTGACGATTCAGGCGCAGATCATGAAGCTTTTGCGCGACCTTCAGGCCGAGTTGGGCATGGCGGTGCTGCTGATCACGCATGATCTGGGCGTGGTTGCCAACATGGCCGATGAGGTGGTTGTGCTATACCACGGCGAGGTTCTGGAAAGTGGGCCAGTCCGGGCAATCTTTGACAACCCGACGCATCCCTATCTGAAGGGGCTGATGGGGGCGATCCCGCATTTCGACATGGCCCCGGGCGAACGGCTGCGCCCCCTGCGCGAGATCAAGACCTTGGGAGGAGCGGCGCTGGCCATGCTGCCGGGTGCCGTCCGCAGGCCCGAGGTGGCAAAGGCCACCGGCGCGCAAAAACCGGGCGCGGCAGACGATGTTCTGCTGTCGGTCCGCGAATTGACCAAGACGTTTGCCGCACGCAAAAGCGGCGGCTGGCTGCAACCGGCACAGTTTGTGGCACCGGCGGTGGACCGCGTCAGCTTTGACGTGCGGCGTGGCGAATGTCTGGGTCTGGTGGGGGAAAGCGGCAGCGGCAAGACCACGGTCAGCAAGATGCTGATGCGGGCGGTCAGCCCGGATTCGGGTGACGTGATCTACAATGATGGCAGTGGGCCGATCGACGTGATCCACGCGCAGGGCGAAACGTCGGATTATCTGCGGCGCCGGATGCAGATGATCTTTCAGGACCCCGTGTCATCCTTGTCGCCGCGCATGACCGTGCGCAACATCGTTGCCGAGCCTCTGGAGATCCACAAGATCGCCGACGGACCCGCGCGGACCGAGGCGGTGCAGGCGTTGCTGACGGCGGTCGGCCTCGACCAAAGCGCGCTGCAACGCTATCCGCACAGCTTTTCGGGCGGGCAGCGCCAGCGCATAGGCATTGCCCGGGCGCTGGCCCTTCAGCCGGAGCTTGTGGTCTGCGACGAGCCAGTCTCGGCGCTGGACGTATCGGTGCAGGCGCAGGTTCTGAACCTGCTGAAAGACCTGCAGCGCGATATGGGGCTGACCTACCTGTTCATCTCGCACAACCTTGCGGTGGTGAACTATATGGCGGACCGGGTGGCGGTGATGTGGGCCGGGCGGATCGTGGAACTGGCCCCGGTCGAGGTTCTGATGCAGGCGCCGGTTCACCCCTATACGCGTGCGCTGCTGGCCGCGGTGCCGTTTCCCGATCTGGGCCGCCCGCTGGATTTCGAGACTGCGGCGCTGTCCAGCGATGTCGCCCGGGAAAGCTGGGCCCCGGCCTTTCGTCCGGCCGCATCCGGCGATGACATGGGCCCGGCGGACCTTGGAAACGGTCACTTCGTGTTGGCTCAGCGCAATGTCGATGCAGCGGAGTTGCGGGCATGA